Proteins encoded in a region of the Clostridiaceae bacterium genome:
- a CDS encoding HU family DNA-binding protein: protein MNKTDLINAVAAKSGLSKKNSEAAINAFISSVEDALKAGEKVVLVGFGTFEVRERAERKGRNPQTKEEIIIPASKAPVFKAGKGLKEIVNG from the coding sequence ATGAATAAAACTGATTTGATAAATGCTGTTGCAGCAAAATCCGGACTTAGCAAGAAAAATAGCGAAGCAGCAATTAATGCTTTTATATCATCAGTTGAAGACGCTTTAAAAGCTGGAGAAAAAGTTGTACTCGTTGGATTTGGTACTTTTGAAGTAAGAGAAAGAGCAGAAAGAAAAGGAAGAAATCCCCAGACTAAGGAAGAAATAATTATACCTGCTTCAAAAGCACCTGTTTTTAAAGCAGGAAAAGGCTTAAAAGAGATTGTAAACGGATAG